From Mustela erminea isolate mMusErm1 chromosome 1, mMusErm1.Pri, whole genome shotgun sequence, a single genomic window includes:
- the CHCHD4 gene encoding mitochondrial intermembrane space import and assembly protein 40: MRLRIASHSGICSSSGLEEKQRSARLPGKRSSWLFGTGLGLGGRRGRRAAGSPGGGFPRGPRSRLPCPRRGHSVSPSPPVLPPPVSPRGLSAGAGAMAYCRQEGKDRIIFVTKEDHETPSNAELVADDPSDPYEEHGLILPNGDINWNCPCLGGMASGPCGEQFKSAFSCFHYSTQDIKGSDCVDQFRAMQECMQKYPDLYPQEDEEEEEEKKPAERLEETAATEATATKEEEGSS; this comes from the exons ATGCGCCTGCGCATTGCAAGTCATTCCGGGATATGTAGTTCCTCCGGCcttgaagagaaacagagaagcgCTCGGCTTCCTGGGAAACGTAGTTCCTGGCTGTTTGGGACCGGGCTGGGGTTGGGAGGTCGCAGAGGCAGGCGCGCGGCGGGCAGTCCTGGAGGGGGGTTTCCGCGTGGGCCTCGGAGCCGTCTGCCCTGCCCGAGAAGAGGTCACAGCGTGAGCCCGTCGCCGCCTGTGCTGCCACCACCAGTGTCGCCGCGAGGTCTGAGTGCCGGGGCTGGAGCCATGGCCTACTGCCGGCAGGAAG GGAAGGATCGAATCATCTTTGTGACCAAAGAGGACCATGAAACTCCAAGCAACGCAGAGCTGGTGGCCGATGATCCCAGTGATCCGTATGAGGAGCATG GATTGATCCTGCCAAATGGAGACATTAACTGGAACTGCCCGTGCCTTGGGGGAATGGCCAGTGGCCCCTGCGGGGAACAGTTCAAGTCAGCCTTTTCCTGCTTCCACTATAGCACACAGGATATCAAGGGGTCAGACTGTGTAGACCAGTTCCGGGCCATGCAGGAATGCATGCAGAAATATCCCGACCTCTATCCCcaggaggacgaggaggaagaggaagagaagaagccaGCAGAACGTTTAGAAGAGACAGCTGCCACTGAGGCCACTGCAACCAAAGAAGAAGAGGGGTCAAGCTAA